A genomic window from Flavobacterium phycosphaerae includes:
- a CDS encoding T9SS-dependent choice-of-anchor J family protein yields the protein MKKTLLFLFLFLGYFTAEAQFDCATDAVEIMDNGIISTPNTIDGNYAIGCFNDTVDSNGDPIYGIWYTFTPDTNGEVKINSNLPQNVTLNIDSRLSVFTGDCSNLVCYKSNDDTSTSVYLSTLTFPVLAGVTYYIQWDSYWDNSGPDFDFTFTPISCLKIYTINQPSNLTDTSATLNWDASLSNPASYQVEYGVTGFTQGTGTIVTSDTNSIVISGLVTGTIYDYYIRTACDASTFSDWSAVNTLTMAKSCPYYSGFDSDAEFAGWTTSGNGNGAYGQGTISSQAQSPSKFWIFNTGTTGDADNWLYSPPLVLQAGEAVTVSFWTRCLTTRNLRLTVGTDNTAVAQTSTIWSNTSLLNTTYTQTSAPVWTAPQAGVYYFAFNDKSAAAATATLRLDTVTFSSTILDVKNNSSVKLLVYPNPVEAILNISGDTANEINSIEIIDINGRFIKQIKTEGTAQESVSVADLANGIYFLRISTNQGTVVKKISKD from the coding sequence ATGAAAAAAACATTACTATTTTTATTTCTTTTTTTAGGGTATTTTACTGCCGAAGCTCAATTTGACTGTGCGACCGACGCTGTTGAAATTATGGATAACGGAATTATTTCTACCCCAAATACTATTGACGGAAATTATGCCATAGGTTGTTTCAACGATACGGTTGACAGTAACGGAGATCCTATTTATGGAATTTGGTATACTTTCACACCGGATACTAATGGCGAAGTTAAAATTAATTCCAATTTACCCCAAAACGTAACACTTAATATTGATAGTAGGCTTTCGGTTTTTACCGGTGATTGCTCCAATTTAGTTTGTTATAAAAGTAATGACGATACTTCCACTTCGGTTTATTTGTCTACATTAACCTTTCCGGTACTGGCAGGGGTGACTTACTATATTCAATGGGATAGTTACTGGGATAATTCTGGCCCCGACTTCGATTTTACTTTTACTCCTATTTCTTGCCTGAAGATTTACACTATCAATCAACCTTCTAATTTAACGGATACTTCTGCTACTTTAAATTGGGATGCCTCACTAAGTAATCCGGCTTCTTATCAAGTTGAATATGGTGTGACAGGATTTACTCAAGGAACAGGAACGATTGTCACTAGTGATACAAACTCAATCGTCATTTCCGGCTTGGTTACCGGGACTATCTATGATTATTATATCAGAACAGCCTGTGATGCGAGCACTTTTAGTGATTGGTCAGCTGTCAATACATTAACCATGGCTAAAAGTTGTCCTTATTACAGTGGATTTGATTCGGATGCTGAATTTGCCGGTTGGACCACCAGCGGAAATGGGAATGGAGCTTATGGTCAAGGAACTATATCTTCCCAAGCCCAGTCACCCTCAAAATTTTGGATTTTTAACACGGGAACCACTGGTGATGCGGATAATTGGTTGTACTCTCCGCCTCTCGTATTGCAAGCGGGTGAAGCGGTTACCGTATCATTTTGGACCCGTTGTTTAACTACAAGAAATTTGAGACTAACTGTTGGAACGGATAATACGGCAGTTGCGCAAACCAGTACTATTTGGTCTAACACCTCATTGTTAAATACTACTTATACCCAAACATCAGCACCAGTATGGACAGCACCACAGGCAGGGGTTTATTACTTTGCTTTTAATGATAAATCAGCCGCTGCTGCAACAGCGACGCTTCGTTTAGATACGGTTACTTTTTCATCAACGATACTTGATGTAAAGAATAATTCATCTGTAAAACTACTGGTATACCCTAATCCGGTTGAGGCTATTTTGAATATATCCGGTGATACTGCTAATGAAATTAACTCAATTGAAATCATTGACATTAATGGCAGATTTATCAAACAGATAAAAACGGAAGGTACAGCCCAAGAGTCTGTTTCAGTTGCCGATTTAGCCAATGGAATTTACTTTTTAAGAATCAGTACTAATCAGGGGACTGTGGTTAAAAAAATCAGTAAAGACTGA
- the aroC gene encoding chorismate synthase produces the protein MAGNSYGTLFRLTTFGESHGEALGGVIDGCPAGLSIDMQAIQKEMQRRKPGQSSIVTQRKEEDEVQFLSGIFEGKTTGTPIGFIIPNTNQKSDDYSHIKDSYRPSHADYVYEKKYGIRDYRGGGRSSARETACRVVAGAVAKQVLPNITINAFVSSVGDIFIDKPYQALDFSLTETNAVRCPDLATAERMEDYIKEIRKQGDTVGGTITCVLQNVPIGLGEPVFDKLHAELGKAMLSINAVKGFELGSGFCGAKMKGSEHNDLYNEDGTTQTNLSGGIQGGISNGMDIYFRVAFKPVATLIQKQEVLTNQNTIIEQQGKGRHDPCVVPRAVPIVEAMAALVLADFYLINKTYQH, from the coding sequence ATGGCCGGAAATAGCTATGGAACACTTTTCAGACTGACCACTTTTGGCGAATCTCACGGAGAAGCATTGGGCGGAGTTATTGATGGTTGTCCTGCCGGATTGTCGATCGATATGCAAGCTATCCAAAAGGAAATGCAACGCAGAAAACCGGGACAGTCGAGCATAGTTACCCAAAGAAAGGAAGAAGATGAAGTACAGTTTCTTTCCGGAATATTTGAAGGCAAAACTACCGGAACTCCCATAGGCTTTATCATCCCGAATACGAATCAAAAATCAGATGATTACTCCCATATTAAGGATAGCTATCGACCAAGTCATGCCGATTATGTTTATGAAAAAAAATACGGCATTCGCGATTATCGTGGTGGCGGAAGGAGTTCAGCCCGAGAAACGGCCTGTAGAGTTGTAGCCGGAGCGGTAGCTAAACAAGTTTTGCCCAATATTACAATCAATGCTTTTGTTTCATCGGTAGGTGATATTTTTATTGATAAACCTTATCAGGCTTTGGATTTTTCGTTGACTGAAACCAATGCGGTGCGTTGCCCTGACTTGGCTACTGCCGAAAGAATGGAAGATTACATTAAAGAAATTCGAAAACAAGGTGATACTGTTGGGGGTACTATTACGTGTGTACTGCAAAATGTGCCAATCGGATTAGGCGAACCGGTTTTTGATAAACTCCATGCAGAGCTAGGAAAAGCCATGTTATCCATTAATGCGGTAAAAGGTTTTGAATTGGGCAGCGGATTTTGTGGAGCCAAAATGAAAGGAAGCGAGCATAACGATTTGTATAATGAAGACGGTACTACCCAAACCAATCTTTCCGGAGGAATTCAAGGCGGTATTTCTAATGGGATGGATATTTATTTCCGAGTGGCTTTCAAACCGGTAGCCACTTTAATTCAAAAGCAAGAAGTTTTAACCAACCAAAATACAATCATAGAGCAACAAGGCAAAGGGCGCCATGATCCTTGTGTCGTTCCGAGAGCGGTTCCCATAGTGGAAGCTATGGCAGCTTTAGTACTAGCCGATTTTTATTTGATCAACAAAACATACCAACACTAA
- a CDS encoding thiol-disulfide oxidoreductase DCC family protein translates to MEIEALPKDKKIILFDGVCNLCDSSVQFLIKHDKNDSFRFVSLQSDLGKKIITHIGIDLTKIDSLVLYEPGKAYYCKSQAVLRTANELGGIYRLLNLVAIFPTPFLNLVYDYIAKNRYRWFGKKESCRLPSPELLAKFLA, encoded by the coding sequence ATGGAAATAGAAGCCTTACCGAAAGATAAAAAGATTATTCTGTTTGACGGTGTTTGTAATCTTTGTGATTCTTCGGTGCAGTTTCTGATAAAGCATGATAAAAATGATAGTTTTCGATTTGTGTCCTTACAATCCGACTTAGGAAAAAAAATCATCACTCATATCGGTATTGACCTTACTAAAATTGACAGCCTTGTTTTGTATGAACCCGGAAAAGCTTATTACTGTAAATCACAAGCGGTTTTGAGAACAGCCAATGAATTAGGAGGAATTTATAGATTATTAAATTTAGTTGCCATTTTTCCCACTCCTTTTTTAAACTTAGTATATGATTATATAGCTAAAAACCGTTATCGATGGTTTGGAAAAAAAGAATCTTGTAGGCTTCCATCACCTGAACTCCTTGCTAAGTTTTTAGCATGA
- a CDS encoding uracil-DNA glycosylase, with protein sequence MFVKIHSSWHEVLSAEFEKPYFEQLITFVKNEYTTKTCFPKGTQIFSAFDHCTFDDVKVVIIGQDPYHGFGQANGLCFSVNDGIAFPPSLINIFKEIQTDLKHDFPSTGNLERWAEQGVLLLNATLTVRESEAGSHQNKGWETFTDAVIQKISDEKENVVFLLWGGFAKKKGAKIDRAKHHILETGHPSPLSANRGLWFGNKHFSKTNTYLKSLGKQEIEW encoded by the coding sequence ATGTTTGTCAAAATACATTCTTCCTGGCATGAGGTGCTGTCCGCTGAGTTTGAAAAACCCTATTTTGAGCAACTCATAACCTTTGTAAAAAACGAATACACCACTAAAACCTGCTTTCCTAAAGGAACCCAAATTTTCTCGGCTTTTGACCATTGTACCTTTGATGATGTTAAGGTGGTTATTATTGGTCAGGATCCATACCACGGTTTTGGACAGGCCAATGGGTTGTGTTTTTCGGTAAATGACGGCATTGCTTTTCCGCCTTCGTTGATTAATATTTTTAAAGAAATTCAAACCGATTTGAAGCATGATTTTCCCAGCACCGGAAATTTAGAACGCTGGGCCGAACAAGGCGTTTTATTACTGAATGCAACCTTAACGGTTCGCGAAAGTGAAGCAGGGAGCCACCAAAATAAAGGATGGGAAACCTTTACCGATGCCGTGATTCAGAAAATTTCGGACGAAAAAGAGAATGTAGTATTTCTGCTTTGGGGAGGATTTGCCAAAAAGAAGGGAGCCAAAATTGACCGCGCCAAGCACCATATATTGGAAACCGGACATCCGTCGCCGTTGAGTGCTAATCGCGGGTTATGGTTTGGCAATAAACATTTCAGTAAGACAAATACATACCTCAAAAGTTTAGGAAAACAGGAAATTGAATGGTAA
- a CDS encoding T9SS type A sorting domain-containing protein yields MKKLLLLFLLGVVNLSVAQVALTEGFESTTFPPTGWTTTNTHATNNWARTTNSITGAGSAYVQWIAEDQDESLISPAFDLTTYTSAYLNFTASLGYEYMVDPFPAGNLEVSISNDAGATWAPLWVEEDYGIYTDYEYLYIHLDLSSYVGQSGLQVKFEYIANDADTVKIDDVSVTACKPVDDIGLTALSDTGATAAWTSDAPSYDFEWGTVGFTQGTGTMSNQTELTFVFPTLTPATGYSYYVRANCGDSQSPWQGPFTFYTTLSTPTNLPYSFGFESPTLGSAGWTRSTGDWDVYTAATLAQEGTNLAGCFGSTVATNSWLFSRGMNLTAGEILTIKYYYRKYIAAGTGGTNKLKSAIGTTRATAATTFVTVTDNGTVAPVVMTLQTSNYTVPTTNIYYLGFNCYSPIQTTANSGAILLDGISVTSNLSNNQFDLYDNMSIVSPNPVVNTFEVKLNDKLDASKVSLTVTDINGKVVKQYTKADSYDASSLQSGVYFLTVTDGTAKDVKKLIKQ; encoded by the coding sequence ATGAAAAAACTTTTACTATTATTTTTATTAGGTGTAGTAAACTTATCTGTAGCTCAAGTAGCGTTGACAGAAGGTTTTGAATCAACTACATTTCCTCCGACTGGATGGACAACTACTAACACTCATGCTACCAACAATTGGGCAAGAACAACAAACTCTATAACAGGAGCTGGGTCTGCTTATGTACAATGGATTGCTGAAGATCAGGATGAGTCTTTAATATCTCCAGCTTTTGATTTAACCACTTACACTTCTGCTTATTTGAACTTTACCGCTTCATTAGGTTACGAATATATGGTTGACCCGTTTCCAGCTGGAAACTTAGAAGTATCTATTTCAAATGATGCTGGTGCTACTTGGGCTCCATTATGGGTTGAGGAAGATTACGGTATTTACACTGATTATGAATATTTATATATCCACTTAGATTTGTCTTCTTATGTAGGTCAGTCAGGTCTTCAAGTTAAATTCGAATATATCGCTAACGATGCTGATACTGTAAAAATTGACGATGTTAGTGTTACAGCTTGTAAACCAGTTGATGATATCGGTTTAACAGCTTTATCTGATACAGGAGCTACAGCTGCTTGGACAAGTGATGCACCTAGTTATGATTTCGAATGGGGTACTGTAGGGTTTACTCAAGGTACAGGAACAATGTCTAACCAAACAGAATTAACTTTTGTTTTCCCAACATTGACTCCAGCTACCGGTTATTCTTATTATGTAAGAGCTAACTGTGGTGATTCTCAATCTCCATGGCAAGGACCTTTCACTTTCTACACTACTTTATCTACACCAACCAATCTTCCATATAGCTTTGGTTTTGAATCACCAACATTAGGTTCTGCCGGTTGGACAAGAAGTACAGGTGATTGGGATGTATATACTGCTGCTACATTAGCACAAGAAGGAACTAACCTTGCGGGTTGTTTTGGTAGTACTGTAGCAACAAACTCTTGGTTATTCTCAAGAGGTATGAATTTAACTGCTGGTGAAATCCTTACTATTAAATATTACTACAGAAAATACATTGCTGCCGGTACAGGTGGAACTAACAAATTAAAATCAGCTATCGGTACTACAAGAGCTACTGCTGCAACTACATTCGTAACAGTAACAGATAACGGAACTGTTGCTCCGGTTGTTATGACCCTACAAACTAGTAACTATACTGTTCCTACAACAAACATTTATTATTTAGGATTCAACTGCTATTCTCCAATTCAAACTACAGCTAATTCAGGAGCTATTTTGTTAGACGGAATCAGTGTTACTTCTAACTTAAGCAACAATCAGTTTGATTTATACGATAACATGTCAATCGTATCTCCAAACCCAGTTGTTAACACTTTCGAAGTGAAATTAAACGATAAATTAGATGCTTCTAAAGTATCATTAACAGTAACAGATATCAATGGTAAAGTGGTTAAACAATACACTAAAGCTGATTCATATGATGCTTCATCTTTACAAAGTGGTGTTTACTTCTTAACGGTAACTGATGGTACTGCTAAAGATGTTAAAAAATTAATTAAACAATAA
- a CDS encoding dicarboxylate/amino acid:cation symporter → MSTTETQKKSFLSNLTVQIIIAMLCGAFLGIFIHNNYIEEDAKSFSDKIKMLATIFIRLVQMIISPLVFTTLVVGIAKLGDIKAVGRIGGKALLWFFSASLVSLLIGMFWVNTLQPGVGLKLGNVDLTTATEVAQKTEGFSAQNFVEHIIPKSIVEAMATNEILQIVIFSIFFGLAAASIGANAKPVVNALDKTSHIVLKMVNYVMKFAPIGVFGAIAGVFAIKDVNELLVTYAKFFSSFLVGIGSLWLFLLVIGYIFLKSHMTTLLKRIVSPLVIAFGTTSSEAVFPKLTEELERFGVKDKIVSFMLPLGYSFNLDGSMMYMTFASIFIAQVYGVHLDTGTQMTMLFVLMLTSKGIAGVPRASLVVVAATCGMFKIPIEGIALILPIDHFCDMFRSATNVLGNALATSVVGSWEKDS, encoded by the coding sequence ATGAGTACAACTGAAACCCAAAAAAAATCATTTCTTTCCAATCTTACGGTACAAATTATAATTGCCATGCTCTGCGGGGCTTTTTTGGGAATTTTTATCCATAACAATTACATAGAAGAAGATGCCAAAAGTTTTAGCGATAAAATAAAAATGCTGGCGACTATTTTCATTCGATTGGTACAAATGATTATCTCGCCTTTAGTGTTTACTACGTTAGTGGTCGGTATTGCTAAGCTTGGCGATATAAAAGCGGTCGGACGAATAGGAGGGAAGGCTTTACTTTGGTTCTTTTCAGCCTCATTGGTTTCCTTGTTAATAGGAATGTTTTGGGTCAATACATTGCAACCCGGTGTCGGATTAAAATTAGGTAATGTTGATTTGACCACTGCTACCGAAGTTGCCCAAAAGACAGAAGGTTTTTCGGCACAAAACTTTGTGGAGCACATTATTCCAAAAAGTATAGTAGAGGCGATGGCCACCAATGAAATCCTCCAAATTGTTATTTTTTCTATCTTTTTCGGATTAGCGGCTGCTTCTATTGGAGCCAATGCCAAGCCGGTGGTAAACGCTTTGGATAAAACATCGCACATTGTTTTGAAAATGGTAAACTACGTGATGAAGTTTGCTCCGATTGGTGTTTTTGGTGCTATTGCCGGCGTTTTTGCCATTAAAGATGTTAATGAATTGTTGGTCACGTATGCTAAATTTTTCAGTTCTTTCTTAGTTGGAATTGGCTCGTTATGGCTGTTTTTATTAGTGATTGGGTATATTTTTCTGAAAAGCCATATGACCACTTTGCTCAAAAGAATCGTCAGTCCATTGGTAATTGCATTTGGCACTACGAGTAGCGAAGCCGTATTCCCTAAATTGACAGAAGAGTTGGAACGTTTTGGGGTGAAAGATAAAATAGTTTCTTTTATGTTACCGCTAGGATATTCTTTCAATTTGGATGGCAGTATGATGTATATGACCTTTGCCAGTATTTTTATTGCGCAGGTGTATGGCGTTCATTTAGACACCGGAACACAGATGACCATGTTATTTGTTTTGATGTTAACCAGCAAAGGAATTGCAGGGGTGCCAAGAGCCAGTTTAGTAGTGGTAGCAGCAACTTGTGGAATGTTTAAAATCCCAATTGAGGGTATTGCTTTGATTTTACCGATAGATCATTTTTGTGATATGTTCCGAAGCGCGACCAATGTTTTAGGAAATGCTTTAGCCACTTCGGTTGTAGGTAGCTGGGAAAAAGACAGTTGA